One window from the genome of Kiritimatiellia bacterium encodes:
- a CDS encoding beta galactosidase jelly roll domain-containing protein translates to MFGSLLLGWIFSLACAVNGESSVKSFWNDSVPAGDISLNGEWDFTYTLPAAKEIPDLPPETAFDAKIKVPGLWDEQRDKLKNTSWWKDAKFSEVGKNIPVEYLAGIGWYRAKFDAPVDWKDKSVVLTIGRIGAGQAHVWLNRKHIASYDYGVYTPFKVDLSSHLNVGASNELIISMDNTKDIGGWSYLGGGGKASGIVESLTIHVSGGKGSIADIYPHAGADLHEVVWELELENNVGDGTATDSIIQWEIRDAKENKILAEGNVSVPPFAKQRKVTWKKTIPAIKAWSDREPNLYHTSLKWIVDGKEWDKGERRFGLRKWSYEGRKLFLNGSPVYLRGELGVPYFPNTGMIPTSKEYWLQYLGRMKEIGWNYNNFEWRVAPVGLLEAADELGIINQTGESQYVLNSLIRKKGSDAFKEVWAPALRWTRSHPSMGIYIFSAEYYVDEKQIEQLKKQNEFVKSMTSECLVLPVDGVRGIEYGFTEEDQKELTQKPFPHHAKRLAEYTKIADLFGSFTGMDGELGYHFFKGPWRELNARYDIYQRPTVVHEIWMRSSYLNPENKTKHTGWMSPWMYVNLENDLKKAGLLERWKTYSENSGKINSIMRKYCVEKARKCGELAGYEFLGMTDSSVWGERLYPSGICDEFLQLKPGDSIEKLRKYFGESVILLDWAGDSINHSFWSEDAFNADIMVSLYGQTPVEDGKLCWELKDGEKIVQKGEWDLPRIANGQVSELKKLEIKWPKVEKTAKLNLAVVLKDKNYQLENDWDFWVLPRQKAPEVKAAADQPALDRLKGRYPGISDLTDDSQGKLWIVSRIGEKEVDHLNNGGDVLLLGSKPFPAIRTITGPSIPGKAGQLNVNVGVIINRHKIFDNLPDEGWGDWLFVPIIEPAGDEVIVLDNLPTKFDPILEVISYPADVRKQAAIFEKQVGKGRLLVANCGPNDPDCYSFPFDVENPSCATLMDNILRYVGNSDFHPTDSLDAEILRNLAKGRTLIVNKPEERKETAATSASNIVWSNKEVCMSYDNEVEYRINDGGWKTGKIIVVDREGVNKVYLKKDGKEEVKEIGIDFTKPKVEVITTPQMRQEGGTYYANTNTEFRFDATDELSGVKSARIIGLDKSFANRGRPYEKPFKLGKGLWKIRCSVADNAGNETGIMGGIDLSVETDWFQV, encoded by the coding sequence ATGTTTGGAAGCTTACTGCTGGGATGGATTTTCTCCTTGGCATGCGCGGTGAACGGGGAAAGCTCGGTCAAGTCGTTTTGGAATGACAGCGTCCCTGCCGGGGATATTTCGTTGAACGGGGAATGGGATTTCACCTATACGTTGCCGGCGGCGAAAGAGATTCCTGATCTTCCTCCGGAGACGGCGTTTGACGCGAAGATCAAAGTCCCCGGCTTGTGGGATGAACAGCGTGATAAATTAAAAAATACGTCATGGTGGAAGGACGCGAAGTTCAGCGAAGTCGGCAAAAATATACCGGTGGAATATTTGGCCGGAATAGGCTGGTATCGGGCAAAATTTGACGCTCCCGTGGACTGGAAAGATAAATCCGTTGTCCTGACGATCGGCAGGATTGGGGCGGGGCAGGCTCATGTCTGGCTGAACCGCAAGCATATTGCATCTTATGATTATGGAGTTTATACCCCTTTTAAAGTTGATTTGAGTTCCCATCTGAATGTCGGGGCATCCAATGAACTGATTATTTCAATGGATAATACAAAAGATATAGGAGGTTGGAGCTATCTGGGCGGGGGAGGGAAGGCTTCAGGCATTGTTGAATCATTGACAATTCATGTATCCGGAGGAAAAGGAAGTATCGCCGATATCTATCCTCATGCCGGAGCGGATTTACATGAAGTGGTCTGGGAACTTGAATTGGAAAACAATGTTGGAGATGGGACTGCGACAGACTCCATAATTCAATGGGAAATCAGGGATGCAAAGGAAAATAAAATCTTGGCGGAAGGCAATGTTTCCGTCCCTCCATTCGCAAAACAGCGGAAAGTGACATGGAAAAAGACGATCCCGGCAATCAAAGCATGGAGCGATCGGGAGCCCAATTTGTATCATACGTCTCTCAAATGGATTGTGGATGGGAAAGAATGGGACAAGGGAGAACGGCGTTTCGGATTGAGAAAATGGTCATATGAAGGAAGGAAATTATTTCTTAACGGCAGCCCCGTCTATTTAAGAGGGGAGCTGGGAGTTCCATATTTTCCCAATACCGGCATGATCCCGACGTCAAAGGAATATTGGCTGCAATATCTGGGAAGGATGAAGGAGATAGGGTGGAATTATAATAATTTTGAATGGCGGGTCGCTCCTGTTGGATTATTGGAGGCGGCAGATGAATTGGGAATAATTAATCAAACGGGAGAAAGCCAATATGTCTTAAATTCGTTAATCAGAAAAAAAGGTTCAGATGCTTTTAAGGAAGTTTGGGCGCCGGCATTGCGTTGGACTCGCAGTCATCCAAGCATGGGCATATATATTTTCAGCGCTGAATACTATGTTGACGAAAAACAGATAGAACAATTAAAGAAGCAGAATGAATTTGTCAAATCAATGACATCTGAATGCCTGGTTCTTCCTGTTGATGGTGTGCGTGGAATAGAATATGGGTTCACGGAAGAAGATCAAAAGGAATTAACGCAAAAGCCGTTTCCGCATCATGCAAAACGCTTGGCGGAATACACAAAAATCGCCGATCTTTTCGGAAGCTTCACGGGTATGGACGGCGAACTGGGGTATCATTTTTTCAAAGGTCCCTGGCGGGAATTGAACGCCCGCTATGATATTTACCAGCGTCCGACGGTTGTGCATGAAATATGGATGCGCTCATCATATCTCAATCCGGAGAATAAGACCAAGCATACCGGCTGGATGTCGCCGTGGATGTATGTCAATCTGGAAAACGACCTTAAAAAAGCGGGCTTGCTGGAGCGCTGGAAAACTTACAGCGAAAACAGCGGGAAGATAAACTCAATCATGCGGAAATATTGCGTGGAGAAAGCGCGGAAATGCGGCGAGCTGGCAGGATATGAATTTTTGGGGATGACTGATTCTTCAGTATGGGGGGAACGTCTTTATCCATCCGGTATATGCGATGAATTTTTGCAATTAAAACCCGGGGACTCAATTGAAAAACTGCGCAAGTATTTTGGAGAAAGCGTAATATTGCTTGATTGGGCCGGGGACAGCATCAATCACTCATTCTGGAGCGAAGACGCGTTTAACGCCGACATCATGGTTTCGCTTTACGGGCAAACCCCGGTAGAGGACGGAAAGCTTTGCTGGGAATTGAAAGACGGCGAAAAAATCGTGCAAAAAGGCGAATGGGACCTGCCCCGGATAGCCAACGGCCAGGTCAGCGAATTGAAGAAGCTTGAGATTAAATGGCCGAAAGTTGAAAAGACCGCAAAACTCAACCTGGCGGTCGTATTGAAGGATAAAAATTATCAACTGGAAAACGACTGGGATTTCTGGGTATTGCCCAGGCAGAAAGCCCCGGAAGTAAAAGCGGCGGCGGACCAACCGGCGCTTGACAGATTGAAAGGGCGCTACCCTGGAATCTCTGATCTGACGGATGATTCACAGGGGAAATTGTGGATAGTATCCAGAATCGGCGAAAAAGAGGTTGACCATTTGAATAACGGAGGAGATGTCTTGCTTCTGGGAAGCAAGCCGTTTCCGGCTATTCGCACCATAACAGGCCCAAGCATACCAGGCAAGGCCGGTCAGTTGAATGTAAATGTTGGGGTGATAATCAATCGTCATAAAATATTTGACAATCTTCCCGACGAAGGATGGGGCGACTGGCTTTTTGTCCCGATTATCGAGCCTGCGGGCGATGAGGTTATCGTGCTTGACAATCTGCCGACAAAATTTGATCCGATCCTGGAAGTCATCAGTTATCCGGCGGACGTGCGCAAGCAGGCCGCGATTTTTGAAAAACAGGTCGGAAAAGGACGTTTGCTTGTTGCGAATTGCGGGCCCAATGATCCGGATTGTTATTCGTTCCCCTTTGATGTGGAAAATCCATCGTGTGCAACATTGATGGATAATATCCTGCGTTATGTCGGCAATTCTGATTTCCATCCGACGGATTCATTGGACGCAGAAATTCTCAGGAATCTCGCAAAAGGCAGGACCCTGATTGTCAATAAGCCGGAAGAAAGGAAGGAAACGGCGGCAACATCCGCTTCCAATATCGTTTGGAGCAACAAGGAAGTATGCATGAGTTATGATAACGAAGTGGAATATCGCATCAATGATGGCGGGTGGAAAACAGGGAAGATTATCGTTGTTGACCGGGAAGGAGTGAACAAAGTCTATCTTAAAAAAGACGGCAAGGAAGAAGTTAAGGAGATCGGCATTGATTTTACCAAACCGAAAGTAGAAGTGATAACGACTCCCCAGATGAGGCAGGAGGGAGGAACTTATTATGCGAACACAAACACGGAATTCAGGTTTGACGCAACGGACGAGTTGTCAGGCGTGAAATCGGCGCGGATTATCGGGTTAGATAAATCGTTCGCTAACCGCGGCCGTCCCTATGAAAAACCATTCAAGCTTGGGAAAGGCCTATGGAAAATAAGATGCAGCGTAGCAGACAATGCCGGCAATGAGACTGGAATCATGGGCGGCATTGATTTAAGCGTTGAGACCGACTGGTTCCAGGTGGA